AGACAACGGCTTTCATGGGACTAATTTAATGCCGTTATTTTGCCGTCTTCTCAGTAATTGAGAGCAATTCAACTTCAAAAATCAGGACTGAATTCGGCTCTATGACATTCCCGGCGCCTGTTTCGCCGTAGGCAAGGTTTGACGGAATGAAAAGCTGCCACTTTGCGCCTTCTTTCATTAATTGCAAAGCCTCTGTCCAGCCTGCAATTACCCCGCCGACCTGAAAAGTTACAGGCTCACCGCGTTTGTATGAACTGTCAAACTCAGTGCCGTTAATTAATTTTCCGCTGTAGTTGACCTTCACAGTGTCTGACGCCTTTGGAGTTTTGCCGGTTCCTTCTTTTATTACCTTATACTGAAGTCCGCTCGGTGTTGTTTTTACGTCTTCTTTTTTCTTGTTTCCCTCAAGAAAGGCAGTGCCTTCATTTTTATTTTTGTCTAAAAGCGCTTGTATGTGCTCCTGCTGTTTTGTTGACAGGTCTTTTTGCAGGGCTGTGAGGGTTTCGCGGAGTTCATCATCGGTTAACAAAAGCTTGCCGCTAATAAGCGCATCACTGACTCCCTTTGCAAGAATATTCGGATCAATATCAATGGACTGATTTTTTATATCAGTTCCAATCTTTAGTCCGATAGCGTAACTTACCTTATCCTTTTGAGTCTTTAATGCAGGCTCTTCACCGGCAGCGGTAATCCCCGATAAAAATACAAGAAGTATAACTGCTGTCAATTGTAACTTCATAATGCTCCTTTCAGGCTTTTGATTTTTGAGACTTATAACATCATATCAGAGCCTTCTTTTTCTTGTCAAAGAAAATTACGGCGGGCGTAGGCGGCAAAGAGGATGTTTTTGTGAAATGACGCATTAAAGGTGAAATAACGCACTTTTAAAAATTTATTTGGCAAATGCCGGCAGCACCCAGTGATGTGCAATTATGTATAGCGAAATACAACCAATCAATATCAAAGGTAAAAATATTTTTGAAAACAAATGAACAATAATAAATAGACTGCTGGATATGTCCGGCACTTTTTTTGCATCATTATAAATTTATCTTGAATATTAACGAGTTAAGGATGAAAAATTTACACTATTCTGTAAAAAATCATAACAATATAAATAATATAATTAGGAAAAGACGATGAATAAAATCTTGAGTGCAGGATTAGTTTTGATGCTTGTATTAGGAGCATTTTATGCCCTTTATGGCGCTGACAATGTTGCTAATACTAAGCACAACCTCAGCTCAAGTGGAACAGGCACATATAAAACTACAAGCACAACCGAGATCTGTATAATGTGCCATACACCTCACAGTGCATCTCTCAATGTTGCCCTCTGGAATAAAACAGACCCGAGCGGGCCGTATAACATGTATAACTCTCCGACAATAGACATGATAGTTTCATCTGCCCCTCAGTTGCAATCACTGGCGTGTCTGGCATGTCATGATGGAAGTATTGCCTTTGATGCTCTTCTTAACAGCCCTGGCAGTGGTAATAATCCCGTGAATTGGCAGTGGAATAACGGTTGGGATAAAATACAAGCGGGTGAACCTACTCGTCTTGGCACGGACCTGGCTGATGAGCACCCGGTCTCAGTACAGTACGACCCCACAAAGGATACGGCGTTTAATCCAGTGGTGAACGGCAAGGTAAATGAACTCCCGATTTTCGGTCCTGACGGCAGGGTTGAATGTTCAAGCTGTCATAACCCTCATGATAATCAGTCCCCGCCGTTCTTAAGGGCAGATAACTCAAATAGCGAGTTATGCAAAAGGTGTCACATAAAGTAAAAGCGTATTATACTTAAATCTGTCAGTGAGAATTAATTTAAAAGGCGTCCTGAATGTCTGGGACGCCTTTTTTTATCCATGTTTTTTTTGACAACTTTTCCCCTCAAATGGTAAAATTCCTAACCTTTTGAGTTTTGAATAAACAATACAATTAACCACAGAGTGCACAGAGTATTTTTTTATTGCAAAATTATTAAGTATCATTTCAAAATGCAAATTTAAGATACTAACTTTGTTCCGATGGGTCGGGAATAAATTTACAATGAATATTTTCTCTGTGTTCTCAGTGGTGAAAAGGTATTTGAATGAAAATAGCAATTACAGGTAAAGGCGGTGTTGGCAAGACTACGGTTTCAGCATTATTAAGCCATATATATGCCTCAGAAGGTAAAAGGGTGATAGCTGTTGACGCAGACCCGGATGCTAATTTAGCGGCGGCGCTGGGCGTTCCCAAAAACGACAGGGACAGGATAATGCCGGTTGCTGAGATGGGCAGTCTGATAGAAGAAAGAACAGGCGCAAAGCCCGGCAGTGTCGGAGGAGTTTTTAAACTTAACCCGAAGGTTGATGACATCCCGGAGGGGTTCGGTTATAAAATAAACGGCATTACGCTGCTTGTGATGGGAAAATCCAAGGCGGCGGCGTCAGGGTGTTACTGCCCTGAAAATGCTTTTTTAAGAAGGCTTCTGAAGCATCTTATCGTTGAAAGAGACGAGGTTGTGATAGTTGATACAGTTGCCGGCATTGAACATATTACAAGAGGAACGGCAGAAGGGGTTGACGCCTTTATCATTGTAGTTGAACCCGGGCAGAGGAGTCTGCAGACGGCAGAAACAATCAGAAATCTTGCACAGGGATTAGGGATAAAAAAGATTTTTGTTGTTGCCAATAAGGTGAGAGACGACAACGACATTATGTTCATAAAGAAGTCGCTTGGTGATTCAGGCTTTTTAGGCTCCATGAGTTTCAACAATGATATTATGGGCGCAGATGTTAAGGGTCTGCCTCCTCATGAGGCATCTGCAAAGGCGCTGGAAGAGGCAGTTAAAATAAAAAATCACTTGAAAGTTATACTTGAAAAAATATCTCAGGGAAAAACTTCTTAAAAAACGCGATATTATCAGTCTCCGGAAGAGGATGGAAAAAGGGGCGCTGATAATAAAACGGCTTTTTAGGATGTCTGAGTTTAAAAAGGCTGAAAGCATATTATTCTATGCCTCATTTAAATCAGAGGTGGACACTATAAATTGTTTGCAGGCTGCTATTACTCACGG
This DNA window, taken from Nitrospirota bacterium, encodes the following:
- a CDS encoding FKBP-type peptidyl-prolyl cis-trans isomerase, translated to MKLQLTAVILLVFLSGITAAGEEPALKTQKDKVSYAIGLKIGTDIKNQSIDIDPNILAKGVSDALISGKLLLTDDELRETLTALQKDLSTKQQEHIQALLDKNKNEGTAFLEGNKKKEDVKTTPSGLQYKVIKEGTGKTPKASDTVKVNYSGKLINGTEFDSSYKRGEPVTFQVGGVIAGWTEALQLMKEGAKWQLFIPSNLAYGETGAGNVIEPNSVLIFEVELLSITEKTAK
- a CDS encoding cytochrome c3 family protein, with the protein product MNKILSAGLVLMLVLGAFYALYGADNVANTKHNLSSSGTGTYKTTSTTEICIMCHTPHSASLNVALWNKTDPSGPYNMYNSPTIDMIVSSAPQLQSLACLACHDGSIAFDALLNSPGSGNNPVNWQWNNGWDKIQAGEPTRLGTDLADEHPVSVQYDPTKDTAFNPVVNGKVNELPIFGPDGRVECSSCHNPHDNQSPPFLRADNSNSELCKRCHIK
- a CDS encoding AAA family ATPase; its protein translation is MKIAITGKGGVGKTTVSALLSHIYASEGKRVIAVDADPDANLAAALGVPKNDRDRIMPVAEMGSLIEERTGAKPGSVGGVFKLNPKVDDIPEGFGYKINGITLLVMGKSKAAASGCYCPENAFLRRLLKHLIVERDEVVIVDTVAGIEHITRGTAEGVDAFIIVVEPGQRSLQTAETIRNLAQGLGIKKIFVVANKVRDDNDIMFIKKSLGDSGFLGSMSFNNDIMGADVKGLPPHEASAKALEEAVKIKNHLKVILEKISQGKTS